One genomic segment of Microcella indica includes these proteins:
- the purD gene encoding phosphoribosylamine--glycine ligase, which translates to MRILVLGSGAREHAIITALLSEDSATPHDITAAPGNAGIAAVVPTVALDATKGAVVADYCVDNDIELLIIGPEAPLVAGVADAVRQRGIAVFGPGAAAAQLEGSKAFAKRIMDTAGVPTGRAVRAGTLAEVEAALDELGAPHVVKADGLAAGKGVIVTDDRAAALAHAENYLQQGGVLVEEFLAGQEVSLFFVSDGHTVLPLSPAQDYKRALDGDAGPNTGGMGAYSPLPWAPEGFVDEVIRTVAEPTVRQLDAEGTPFIGLLYCGLIVTEQGIRVIEFNARFGDPETQVVLPRLATPLSELLYAAATGQLSGMPRPEFRDDACVTVVLASEGYPESPQTGRPLTGIDAAEAVEGVHLCHAATARTDDGYVATGGRVLSVVATGADFAQARARAYEAIGLLELEGGQYRTDIAARVA; encoded by the coding sequence GTGAGAATCCTCGTCCTCGGCTCGGGCGCGCGCGAGCACGCCATCATCACCGCACTGCTCAGCGAAGACAGCGCGACACCGCACGACATCACGGCCGCGCCCGGCAACGCCGGCATCGCCGCCGTCGTGCCGACCGTCGCGCTCGACGCCACCAAGGGCGCCGTCGTCGCCGACTACTGCGTCGACAACGACATCGAGCTGCTCATCATCGGGCCCGAGGCCCCGCTCGTCGCGGGAGTCGCCGACGCCGTGCGCCAGCGCGGCATCGCCGTATTCGGGCCCGGCGCCGCCGCCGCGCAGCTCGAAGGCTCGAAGGCGTTCGCCAAGCGCATCATGGACACCGCGGGCGTACCCACCGGTCGTGCCGTGCGCGCCGGCACCCTCGCCGAGGTGGAGGCCGCGCTCGACGAGCTCGGCGCCCCGCACGTCGTCAAGGCCGACGGGCTCGCCGCCGGCAAAGGCGTCATCGTCACCGACGACCGCGCCGCCGCTCTCGCCCACGCCGAGAACTACCTGCAGCAGGGCGGGGTGCTCGTCGAAGAGTTCCTCGCCGGCCAGGAGGTCTCCCTCTTCTTCGTGAGCGACGGCCACACGGTGCTGCCGCTGAGCCCCGCGCAGGACTACAAGCGCGCGCTCGACGGCGACGCCGGCCCCAACACGGGCGGCATGGGCGCCTACTCTCCCCTGCCGTGGGCTCCCGAGGGCTTCGTCGACGAGGTGATCCGCACGGTCGCCGAGCCCACCGTCCGCCAGCTCGACGCCGAGGGCACCCCCTTCATCGGCCTGCTCTACTGCGGCCTCATCGTCACCGAGCAGGGCATCCGCGTCATCGAATTCAATGCGCGCTTCGGGGACCCCGAGACGCAGGTCGTGCTGCCGCGCCTCGCCACCCCCCTGAGCGAGCTTCTGTACGCCGCCGCCACCGGACAATTGAGCGGGATGCCCCGGCCCGAGTTCCGCGACGACGCCTGCGTGACCGTCGTGCTCGCGAGCGAGGGCTACCCCGAGTCCCCCCAGACCGGCCGCCCCCTCACCGGGATCGACGCGGCCGAGGCCGTCGAGGGCGTGCACCTGTGCCACGCCGCCACCGCCCGCACCGACGACGGCTACGTCGCCACCGGCGGTCGCGTGCTGAGCGTCGTCGCCACCGGCGCCGACTTCGCGCAGGCCCGCGCGCGCGCCTACGAGGCGATCGGGCTGCTGGAGCTCGAAGGCGGCCAGTACCGCACCGACATCGCGGCGCGCGTGGCCTGA
- a CDS encoding phosphoribosylaminoimidazolesuccinocarboxamide synthase, which yields MPVDALPQLGWQHAYSGKVRDLYEHAEHPALMLVIASDRVSAFDHVLEPGIPGKGALLTELSRWWFDQLDMPNHLAVGDHLPEVPAEVADRAMLVRRLDMHPVECVVRGYLSGSGWVEYQATQSVCGIPLPAGLRDGDQLPEPIYTPAWKAPMGEHDENITFERSVELVGAPVAAALRDASLAIFARASALAAERGVILADTKFEFGTDPGTGELTLADEVLTSDSSRYWDAELYAAGGPSRLDSFDKQIVRNWLASHWDRTGTPPALPPEIVSRTAARYRELLARLTP from the coding sequence ATGCCCGTGGATGCCCTCCCTCAGCTCGGCTGGCAGCACGCCTACTCGGGCAAGGTGCGCGACCTCTACGAGCACGCCGAACACCCGGCGCTCATGCTCGTCATCGCGAGTGATCGGGTCAGTGCGTTCGACCACGTGCTCGAGCCGGGCATCCCGGGCAAGGGCGCGCTGCTGACCGAGCTGAGCCGCTGGTGGTTCGACCAGCTCGACATGCCCAACCACCTCGCGGTGGGCGACCACCTGCCCGAGGTTCCCGCCGAGGTCGCCGACCGCGCGATGCTCGTGCGGCGGCTCGACATGCACCCCGTCGAGTGCGTCGTGCGCGGCTACCTCAGTGGATCCGGCTGGGTCGAGTACCAGGCCACGCAGAGCGTGTGCGGCATCCCCCTGCCGGCAGGTCTGCGCGACGGCGACCAGCTGCCCGAGCCGATCTACACGCCCGCGTGGAAAGCGCCGATGGGTGAGCACGACGAGAACATCACCTTCGAGCGCTCGGTCGAGCTCGTGGGTGCGCCGGTCGCCGCAGCGCTGCGGGATGCGTCGCTCGCGATCTTCGCGCGCGCGAGCGCTCTCGCCGCCGAGCGCGGGGTGATCCTCGCCGACACCAAGTTCGAGTTCGGCACCGACCCTGGCACGGGCGAGCTGACCCTCGCCGACGAGGTGCTGACCTCGGACAGCTCGCGGTACTGGGATGCCGAGCTGTATGCGGCGGGCGGGCCCTCGCGGCTCGACAGTTTCGACAAGCAGATCGTGCGCAACTGGCTCGCGTCCCACTGGGATCGCACCGGCACCCCGCCCGCGCTGCCCCCCGAGATCGTGTCGCGCACGGCGGCCCGCTACCGCGAGCTCCTCGCCCGCCTCACCCCGTAG
- a CDS encoding VOC family protein, which translates to MTDSARLAADTAMGAVTLDVADLDSMTAYYRDAVGLSVLTSDGPVVVLGRVGDASAASVPVVVLRHSPTLKHAGPREAGLFHTAILFETQAALAAAVYTVATAHPQRFTGSSDHLVSQAFYFDDPEGNGVELYWDRDRTQWSWVHGQVEMSTLFLDPNAFLREHLTEEALAAHGTAPSVVGHVHLSVGDTATARDFYVDRLGFDLTTSFGGQAIFVSAGGYHHHMAMNVWRSAGAGRRMPALGLGQVDISLPNADELGATAERLQHHGVAVRDDGRTLELDDPWGTRIRLASA; encoded by the coding sequence ATGACCGACTCCGCACGGCTCGCCGCCGACACCGCCATGGGCGCCGTCACCCTCGACGTCGCCGACCTCGATTCCATGACGGCGTACTACCGGGATGCGGTGGGGTTGAGCGTGCTGACCTCCGACGGGCCGGTCGTCGTGCTCGGGCGCGTGGGCGACGCGAGCGCAGCATCCGTGCCCGTCGTCGTTCTTCGGCACAGCCCGACCCTGAAGCATGCGGGGCCGCGCGAGGCCGGGCTCTTCCACACGGCGATCCTGTTCGAGACGCAAGCCGCGCTCGCCGCGGCGGTGTACACGGTCGCGACGGCGCATCCGCAGCGGTTCACCGGATCGAGCGACCACCTCGTGAGCCAGGCCTTCTACTTCGACGACCCCGAAGGCAACGGCGTCGAGCTCTACTGGGATCGCGACCGCACTCAGTGGTCGTGGGTGCACGGGCAGGTCGAGATGAGCACGCTGTTCCTCGACCCGAACGCGTTTCTGCGCGAGCACCTCACCGAGGAGGCGCTCGCCGCGCACGGCACCGCGCCGAGCGTCGTCGGCCACGTGCACTTGAGCGTCGGCGACACGGCGACCGCACGCGACTTCTACGTCGACCGGCTCGGCTTCGACCTGACGACCTCGTTCGGCGGGCAGGCGATCTTCGTGAGCGCGGGCGGCTACCACCACCACATGGCGATGAACGTGTGGCGCAGCGCCGGTGCCGGCCGCCGGATGCCCGCGCTCGGGCTCGGCCAGGTCGACATCTCCCTGCCGAACGCGGATGAGCTCGGCGCCACCGCCGAGCGTCTGCAGCACCACGGAGTGGCCGTGCGCGACGACGGCCGCACCCTCGAGCTCGACGACCCATGGGGCACGCGCATCCGCCTCGCCTCTGCGTAA
- a CDS encoding SGNH/GDSL hydrolase family protein — MNDFRHPRRLRLSRAIAAAQAPVLLGQGRRLRRETPRLPDAPLPWEGRVDGPGGEGGGSERVLRLLVIGDSTAAGVGVDHAELGLGGRLAEALSARTGRPVQWWAAGRNGATARDLVRQYLAAALERPYDLVFLTVGANDALALRSARAFRRDIRRILERTFAEHPQSALLMSSLPAFFRFRLLPEPLRRSLYRHSQALEREARALVDAHPRAHMSPPPPPYTDGFFASDDFHPSAIGYQDWATFAVDDADSIGFLRLLDDH; from the coding sequence GTGAATGACTTCCGGCATCCGCGGCGGCTGCGGCTGAGCCGCGCGATCGCCGCCGCGCAAGCGCCCGTGCTGCTCGGGCAGGGCCGCAGGTTGCGCCGCGAGACGCCGCGGCTGCCCGACGCTCCCCTGCCCTGGGAGGGCAGGGTCGACGGCCCCGGCGGGGAGGGTGGCGGTAGCGAGCGAGTGCTGCGCCTGCTGGTCATCGGCGACTCGACCGCGGCCGGCGTGGGCGTCGACCACGCCGAGCTGGGGCTCGGCGGTCGCCTGGCGGAAGCGCTCTCCGCCCGCACCGGGCGACCCGTGCAGTGGTGGGCCGCGGGCCGCAACGGGGCGACCGCGCGCGACCTCGTGCGGCAGTACCTCGCCGCGGCCCTCGAGCGGCCCTACGACCTCGTCTTCCTCACGGTCGGGGCCAACGACGCCCTCGCCCTGCGCTCGGCCCGCGCCTTCCGCCGCGACATTCGACGCATTCTCGAGAGAACGTTCGCCGAGCATCCCCAGTCGGCACTGCTCATGTCGTCCCTGCCGGCCTTCTTCCGGTTCCGACTGCTCCCCGAGCCGCTGCGGCGCAGCCTGTACCGGCACTCGCAAGCCCTCGAGCGCGAGGCACGCGCGCTCGTCGACGCCCACCCCCGCGCCCACATGTCGCCGCCACCCCCGCCGTACACGGACGGCTTCTTCGCGAGCGACGACTTTCACCCGAGCGCGATCGGCTACCAGGACTGGGCCACCTTCGCGGTCGACGACGCCGACAGCATCGGGTTTCTGCGACTGCTCGACGACCACTGA
- a CDS encoding SGNH/GDSL hydrolase family protein, with amino-acid sequence MPPTSRPQTSGPQSSRPLRGRRLSRAIALALAPVLVPQTVKVRRTVPKLPEAPRPWEGGGGTDPLQLLVLGDSMAVGVGVDDASEGLAGHLAAGLTERTEHPVRWRARGRNGATARDVIDDHLAEALSEPADLIVLSIGANDAMQVRSDRAFRRDVKRILHDIFAAHPGAIVLIGALPAFHRFEILPEPLRSTLSLHARALDVAARRALERFPRAHMSPELPPYSEGFFATDDFHPSAQGYREWAEFALDDAWSHGIARVLPS; translated from the coding sequence GTGCCCCCGACCTCCCGCCCGCAGACGTCCGGCCCGCAGTCTTCCCGACCGCTGCGCGGCCGCCGTCTGAGCCGGGCCATCGCTCTCGCGCTCGCCCCCGTGCTCGTGCCGCAGACGGTGAAGGTGCGCCGCACGGTGCCGAAGCTGCCAGAGGCGCCGCGCCCGTGGGAGGGCGGTGGCGGCACCGATCCGCTGCAGCTGCTCGTGCTGGGCGACTCGATGGCGGTCGGCGTGGGCGTCGACGATGCTTCCGAGGGTCTCGCCGGGCACCTCGCGGCGGGGCTCACGGAGCGGACCGAGCATCCAGTGCGATGGCGCGCCCGGGGGCGCAATGGGGCGACCGCGCGCGACGTCATCGACGACCACCTGGCCGAGGCTCTGAGCGAGCCTGCCGACCTCATCGTGCTGAGCATCGGCGCGAACGACGCCATGCAGGTGCGAAGCGACCGGGCGTTTCGGCGCGACGTGAAGCGCATCCTGCACGACATCTTCGCCGCGCACCCTGGTGCGATCGTGCTCATCGGGGCGCTGCCCGCCTTCCATCGCTTCGAGATTCTGCCGGAGCCGCTGCGCAGCACGCTCTCGCTGCACGCCCGCGCGCTCGACGTGGCCGCTCGTCGCGCTCTCGAGAGATTCCCGCGAGCGCATATGTCACCCGAGCTGCCGCCGTACAGCGAGGGGTTCTTCGCCACCGACGACTTCCACCCGAGCGCGCAGGGGTACCGGGAGTGGGCCGAGTTCGCCCTCGACGACGCGTGGTCGCACGGCATCGCCCGCGTCCTGCCCTCATGA
- a CDS encoding nucleoside/nucleotide kinase family protein yields the protein MTRARGGTADDRARPERLAGIPALAAVVARLRDHHPPASGRLLVGLAGTPGAGKSTVAATIAAALPGTAVLPMDGFHLPQSRLRDLGRRDRMGAPDTFDVAGFTTLLATLREVDNSGRTVLAPGFDREIEEPVADAVALRPELSTVIVEGNYLLLDDGGWEAIAPLLHATVGIVVDDAIRRERLIARHIAFGKAPDAARAWALGPDERNAAAIAATLERADYLLSP from the coding sequence ATGACCCGCGCGCGCGGCGGCACCGCCGACGACCGCGCGCGGCCCGAACGTCTCGCCGGTATCCCGGCTCTCGCGGCCGTCGTTGCGCGGCTACGCGACCATCACCCGCCCGCCTCAGGTCGCCTGCTCGTCGGCCTGGCCGGCACTCCCGGCGCGGGCAAGTCGACGGTTGCCGCCACGATCGCCGCCGCGCTGCCGGGCACCGCGGTGCTGCCGATGGACGGCTTCCACCTTCCGCAGTCCCGCTTGCGAGACCTCGGCCGCCGCGACCGCATGGGCGCACCCGACACGTTCGACGTGGCCGGCTTCACGACCCTGCTGGCGACCCTGCGCGAGGTCGACAACTCAGGACGAACCGTGCTCGCCCCCGGATTCGACCGCGAGATCGAGGAGCCGGTGGCTGACGCCGTGGCCCTGCGTCCTGAGTTGTCGACCGTCATCGTGGAGGGCAACTACCTGCTGCTCGATGACGGCGGCTGGGAGGCGATCGCACCGCTGCTACATGCCACCGTCGGCATCGTCGTCGACGACGCCATTCGCCGCGAGCGGCTCATCGCGCGCCACATCGCCTTCGGCAAGGCTCCGGATGCTGCACGCGCCTGGGCTCTCGGCCCCGATGAGCGCAACGCGGCCGCGATCGCGGCGACGCTCGAGCGAGCGGACTACCTGCTCAGCCCCTGA
- a CDS encoding mechanosensitive ion channel family protein, translating to MPDWNLDIDWPVLADVGIALLVALVAVILVVGLISLIVRLIARRWAGVYATFGPSRRRFRILLLTLAVWIALAIALPADYWLDVYTRVFVILTIAAGAWFISAVVRLFFDRILLRYEATGVTGPDNRVARRMQTQITILRRLAAALIVILAVAAILLTFPGAQAAGASLLASAGLVSVVAGLAAQSSLANLFAGMQLAFSDALRIDDVVIADGEYGRVEEITLTYVVVNTWDQRRLVLPSTYFTTTPFQNWTRESSELLGTVYLDVDWTVSPAAVRQELDRILAETDMWDGRSSGVIVTDATGGFVQIRALVSAADAGTLWDLRCLVREKLVQWVHDQRPEILPRSRVTSRNQSIERAESRRALADGTEHADEDDAASALAAGDGIGTADS from the coding sequence ATGCCCGACTGGAACCTCGACATCGACTGGCCGGTGCTCGCCGACGTGGGAATCGCGCTGCTCGTCGCGCTCGTCGCCGTCATCCTCGTCGTCGGCCTCATCTCCCTCATCGTGCGGCTCATCGCCCGACGGTGGGCCGGGGTCTACGCGACGTTCGGGCCGTCGCGGCGGCGGTTCCGCATCCTGCTCCTCACCCTCGCCGTGTGGATCGCGCTCGCCATCGCGCTGCCCGCCGACTACTGGCTCGATGTCTACACGCGGGTCTTCGTCATCCTGACGATCGCCGCCGGCGCCTGGTTCATCTCCGCCGTCGTGCGACTCTTCTTCGACCGCATCCTCCTGCGCTACGAAGCCACCGGAGTCACCGGCCCCGACAACCGGGTAGCCCGTCGCATGCAGACGCAGATCACCATCCTGCGGCGCCTCGCCGCCGCCCTCATCGTCATCCTCGCCGTCGCCGCCATCCTCCTCACCTTCCCGGGTGCGCAGGCCGCCGGTGCGAGCCTGCTCGCCTCCGCCGGGCTCGTGAGCGTCGTCGCCGGCCTCGCCGCGCAGTCGAGCCTCGCCAACCTCTTCGCCGGCATGCAGCTCGCCTTCAGCGACGCGCTGCGCATCGACGACGTCGTCATCGCCGACGGGGAGTACGGCCGTGTCGAGGAGATCACCCTCACCTACGTCGTCGTCAACACGTGGGACCAGCGCCGACTCGTGCTGCCCTCCACGTACTTCACGACGACGCCCTTCCAGAACTGGACGCGCGAGAGCTCAGAGCTGCTCGGCACCGTCTACCTCGACGTCGACTGGACGGTGAGCCCCGCCGCGGTGCGCCAGGAGCTCGACCGCATCCTCGCGGAGACCGACATGTGGGACGGCCGTTCCTCAGGCGTCATCGTCACCGACGCGACCGGCGGCTTCGTGCAGATTCGTGCCCTCGTGAGCGCAGCCGACGCCGGCACCCTGTGGGATCTGCGCTGCCTCGTGCGCGAGAAGCTCGTGCAGTGGGTGCACGACCAGCGACCCGAGATCCTGCCCCGCAGCCGCGTCACCTCCCGCAACCAGAGCATCGAGCGCGCCGAGTCGCGACGAGCGCTCGCCGACGGCACGGAGCACGCCGACGAGGACGACGCGGCGTCGGCGCTCGCCGCCGGCGACGGCATCGGCACAGCCGACTCGTAG
- the purS gene encoding phosphoribosylformylglycinamidine synthase subunit PurS: MPTIVVEVMPKPELLDPAGKAVAGALHRLGHDHVTDVRIGKRFELTVDTVDDELLKGIEKVAADMLSNSVIETVLSVEILDESPAGETH, from the coding sequence GTGCCCACGATCGTCGTCGAGGTCATGCCCAAGCCCGAGCTTCTCGACCCGGCTGGCAAGGCCGTCGCGGGTGCCCTGCACCGTCTCGGCCACGACCACGTGACGGATGTGCGCATCGGCAAGCGCTTCGAGCTCACGGTCGACACGGTCGACGACGAGCTGCTGAAGGGCATCGAGAAGGTCGCCGCCGACATGCTGTCGAACTCGGTCATCGAGACCGTGCTGTCGGTGGAGATCCTCGACGAGAGCCCTGCAGGAGAGACGCACTGA
- the purQ gene encoding phosphoribosylformylglycinamidine synthase subunit PurQ, whose amino-acid sequence MRVGVITFPGSLDDRDAMRAIRLAGAEPVALWHGTHDLMGVDAIVLPGGFSYGDYLRCGAIAANSPIMAEVIDAANSGMPVLGICNGFQILVETHLLPGGLVRNDHGDFIRRDQRLRVESTDSAWTSGFEQGEEITIPLKNGEGGFIADEETLDRLEGEGLVAFRYLDVNPNGSLRDIAGLRNERGNVVGLMPHPEHAVEPGFGPDTPAAMRSGIDGLTFFTSVLHQSVLS is encoded by the coding sequence ATGCGCGTCGGGGTCATCACCTTCCCCGGCTCCCTCGACGACCGCGATGCGATGCGCGCGATCCGCCTGGCGGGCGCCGAGCCTGTCGCGCTGTGGCACGGCACGCACGACCTCATGGGTGTGGACGCGATCGTGCTGCCGGGCGGCTTCAGCTACGGCGACTACTTGCGGTGCGGCGCGATCGCGGCGAACTCTCCGATCATGGCGGAGGTGATCGATGCGGCGAACAGCGGGATGCCCGTGCTCGGCATCTGCAACGGCTTCCAGATCCTCGTGGAGACCCACCTGCTGCCGGGCGGGCTCGTGCGCAACGATCATGGCGACTTCATCCGCCGCGACCAGCGGCTGCGCGTCGAGAGCACCGACTCGGCGTGGACGAGCGGTTTCGAGCAGGGCGAGGAGATCACGATCCCGCTCAAGAACGGCGAGGGCGGCTTCATCGCCGACGAGGAGACGCTCGACCGCCTCGAGGGCGAGGGCCTCGTCGCCTTCCGCTACCTCGACGTGAACCCGAACGGCTCGCTGCGCGACATCGCGGGCCTGCGCAACGAGCGCGGCAACGTCGTCGGCCTCATGCCGCACCCCGAGCACGCGGTCGAGCCGGGCTTCGGCCCCGACACTCCCGCCGCGATGCGCTCGGGCATCGACGGGCTGACCTTCTTCACGAGCGTCCTGCACCAGAGCGTGCTGAGCTAG
- a CDS encoding DUF3817 domain-containing protein, with the protein MTSPSSTIPGLTPKKLYRIVAIAEAITWTLLITGLILRATSDLAIAVTIGGSIHGFVFLAYGATAILTAINQRWSVRLGLLAVVTAVIPYATIPFDVWAHRTGKLEGDWRREATDDPRDARWFDRLVRWMLNHPYLLAALILLAVVVLFTVLLIIGPPVPKS; encoded by the coding sequence GTGACCTCCCCCTCTTCAACGATCCCCGGCCTCACCCCGAAGAAGCTGTACCGCATCGTCGCGATCGCCGAGGCGATCACGTGGACCCTCCTCATCACGGGCCTCATCCTCCGCGCCACGAGCGACCTCGCGATCGCGGTGACGATCGGCGGCAGCATCCACGGTTTCGTGTTCCTCGCCTACGGGGCGACCGCGATCCTCACCGCCATCAACCAGCGCTGGAGCGTGCGCCTCGGCCTGCTCGCCGTCGTCACGGCCGTCATCCCCTACGCGACGATCCCCTTCGACGTCTGGGCGCACCGCACGGGCAAGCTCGAGGGCGACTGGCGTCGCGAGGCGACCGACGACCCGCGCGACGCGCGCTGGTTCGACCGGCTGGTGCGCTGGATGCTCAACCACCCGTATCTCTTGGCGGCACTCATCCTGCTCGCGGTCGTCGTGCTCTTCACGGTCCTGCTGATCATCGGCCCGCCCGTGCCCAAGTCCTGA
- a CDS encoding family 16 glycoside hydrolase yields the protein MNNDYPRIIRLEESADPSRHGDLLAMYSINDTGVRTHSVIKRSTDGGQTWNQVSTLYSPTPGWGIYFGSMYELPVATGGLAAGTIIAAGNAWDNANWGFQEVQTFVSTDYGVTWTQRGNCATKSGSPSAVATGLWEPEIILNADGKLACHFSDERLRSSGYYQKLVMATSSDGGATWGGQVDTVAIGDSSSRPGMPVVRKLGNGDYALAYELCRDSVGNADQTCRVYLKISADGASWGTPSSLGTLVQTGDGRQLLHTPGLAWTPAGGPDGTLIMAGQRVVTGSDGPTTVVQPESGRVVFVNTANGAGSWDAVSAPVTIDPTGDYNNGPGKHCANYSPSLLPTASGSAVMMVTPRFVSGSNTRCDVRFGIGPIGTLPLYAPFDSGNDSGWSTYGGNWSVGGGVYSQAGGSAGPKSLVGSTGWSDVTVTTDLRLDSAGQAGVLLRTTEPDVGADSHDGYYIGVESNNTLFIGKQTYGWTGLASTAVSGGVSTGAWYTLQASVVGCTITAVLKRENATATTTATATDPGCLAAGQAGVRSHLTSASFRNFQVTPAAASTATTYSDSWASGASSGWTSHGGTWSTVALSGTQQQTASGSNGPKYVSPVSGNAYTVSSDVRITSLSAPSGNGGVMARVNSPGTGPDAYLGYFAGIDGSTGQLSLGRANTGTWTPLANSSVPGGVALDTWYHVTLRATGCSISATAQRTSSWDQATVGIVDGGCPASGSTGIRGMLATTDFREYSVTRG from the coding sequence ATGAACAACGACTATCCGCGCATCATTCGGCTCGAGGAGAGCGCCGACCCGAGTAGGCACGGAGACCTGCTCGCGATGTACAGCATCAACGACACGGGCGTGCGTACGCATTCCGTCATCAAGCGCAGCACAGACGGCGGTCAGACCTGGAACCAAGTCAGCACGCTCTACTCACCCACACCCGGTTGGGGCATCTATTTCGGCTCGATGTACGAGCTCCCCGTCGCGACCGGCGGTCTCGCGGCAGGCACGATCATCGCCGCCGGCAACGCGTGGGACAACGCCAACTGGGGCTTTCAGGAAGTGCAAACCTTCGTGAGCACCGACTACGGCGTGACCTGGACCCAGCGCGGGAATTGCGCGACCAAATCCGGCTCACCGAGCGCCGTCGCGACGGGTCTCTGGGAGCCCGAGATCATCCTCAACGCAGACGGGAAGCTCGCGTGCCACTTCTCCGACGAGCGGTTGCGGTCCTCGGGCTACTACCAGAAGCTCGTCATGGCCACGTCGTCAGACGGCGGTGCGACCTGGGGCGGCCAGGTCGACACTGTCGCAATTGGCGACAGTAGCTCGCGTCCCGGTATGCCTGTCGTGCGCAAGCTGGGCAACGGCGACTACGCGCTTGCCTATGAACTGTGCCGCGACTCAGTGGGCAACGCTGACCAGACTTGCCGCGTCTACCTCAAGATCTCGGCGGACGGCGCCTCATGGGGCACCCCCTCGAGCCTCGGGACTCTCGTGCAGACGGGCGACGGTCGCCAGCTCCTGCATACGCCGGGACTCGCCTGGACCCCGGCGGGCGGTCCGGATGGCACGCTCATCATGGCTGGCCAGCGGGTGGTGACGGGCTCCGATGGTCCCACGACAGTCGTGCAACCCGAGTCCGGCCGCGTTGTCTTTGTCAACACGGCGAACGGTGCCGGGTCGTGGGATGCGGTTTCGGCACCCGTGACAATAGATCCGACCGGCGACTACAACAACGGACCGGGGAAGCACTGCGCGAATTACAGTCCGAGCCTGCTGCCGACGGCGTCCGGTTCGGCCGTCATGATGGTCACGCCACGTTTCGTCTCAGGATCGAACACGCGCTGCGACGTGCGGTTCGGCATCGGTCCGATCGGCACGCTTCCGCTGTACGCTCCTTTCGACTCCGGGAACGACTCCGGGTGGTCGACATACGGCGGAAACTGGTCGGTCGGCGGCGGCGTGTACTCCCAAGCGGGAGGCTCCGCGGGGCCCAAGTCCTTAGTGGGCTCGACCGGCTGGAGCGATGTCACGGTCACGACCGATCTACGACTCGACAGCGCCGGGCAAGCGGGTGTGCTGCTGCGTACGACAGAGCCCGATGTCGGAGCGGACAGCCATGACGGCTACTACATCGGCGTCGAGTCGAACAACACACTGTTCATCGGCAAGCAGACCTACGGGTGGACCGGGTTGGCCTCGACAGCCGTCTCGGGCGGCGTCAGTACCGGTGCGTGGTACACCCTGCAGGCGAGCGTGGTTGGATGCACGATCACGGCCGTGTTGAAGCGCGAGAACGCAACCGCGACGACGACCGCGACAGCGACCGACCCCGGATGCCTAGCTGCTGGGCAGGCCGGGGTGCGCAGCCACCTAACCTCGGCCTCGTTCCGCAACTTCCAGGTGACTCCCGCCGCGGCCTCCACGGCGACGACCTACAGCGACAGCTGGGCATCGGGAGCCTCGAGCGGTTGGACGTCACACGGCGGCACCTGGTCGACTGTCGCACTGAGCGGTACCCAGCAGCAGACGGCTAGTGGGTCCAATGGACCGAAGTACGTGTCGCCGGTGTCGGGCAATGCATACACCGTGTCTTCGGACGTAAGGATCACGAGTCTGAGCGCTCCGAGTGGGAACGGTGGGGTCATGGCGCGCGTGAACTCCCCAGGGACGGGACCGGATGCCTACCTTGGCTACTTTGCGGGAATCGACGGTAGTACCGGACAACTCTCGCTTGGTCGCGCGAACACCGGCACGTGGACTCCACTCGCGAACTCCAGCGTGCCCGGCGGCGTTGCGCTCGACACCTGGTACCACGTGACCTTGCGCGCGACTGGATGCTCGATCAGCGCGACTGCCCAACGTACGTCCTCGTGGGACCAGGCGACGGTGGGCATCGTCGACGGTGGGTGCCCCGCATCTGGTTCGACCGGCATAAGGGGGATGTTGGCTACGACCGACTTCAGGGAGTACTCCGTCACTAGAGGGTGA